One Rhinolophus sinicus isolate RSC01 linkage group LG06, ASM3656204v1, whole genome shotgun sequence DNA window includes the following coding sequences:
- the SMIM38 gene encoding small integral membrane protein 38, protein MAAWLGESTSPDPLMVLLAIVLLVRFILWSCLGTYIDYRLARRQPRKPKED, encoded by the coding sequence ATGGCCGCCTGGTTGGGAGAAAGCACCAGCCCCGACCCTCTCATGGTCCTGCTGGCCATCGTGCTGCTAGTGCGCTTCATTCTGTGGTCCTGCCTTGGGACCTACATTGACTATAGACTGGCCCGGCGGCAGCCCCGCAAACCCAAGGAAGACTAA